A single window of Methanobacterium sp. DNA harbors:
- a CDS encoding DNA adenine methylase yields the protein MHKNHINKLKYAKPFLKWAGGKTQLLNEFEKRIPPSIKDKLVIKRYIEPFVGGGALFFYLKRKYNIEESYLFDINKELILAYKTIQTNHKAIIDKLSEIEDKHLQKSESKRREHYYQIRDRYNSQMKNFNYNDFGENWIERTSYLIFLNKTCFNGLFRQNQKGEFNVPFGRYKNPRIYDKNNIIAVNSALENTEIFCGDFTKSCKFIEEKSLVYLDPPYRPINKTSNFTNYSKNGFGDEDQKRLAVFFEKMSIKGAYLMLSNSDPKNDDPMDDFFDKLYKNHNISRIPAKRFINCNASKRGEINELIITNF from the coding sequence ATGCATAAAAACCATATTAACAAGCTGAAATACGCTAAACCATTCTTAAAATGGGCCGGAGGTAAGACGCAACTACTTAATGAATTTGAAAAAAGAATACCTCCATCAATTAAGGATAAACTGGTCATAAAAAGATATATTGAGCCTTTTGTTGGTGGAGGTGCCTTATTTTTCTATTTAAAGAGAAAATATAACATTGAAGAATCCTATCTTTTCGATATTAATAAAGAACTTATACTGGCTTATAAAACAATACAAACCAATCATAAGGCAATTATAGATAAATTAAGTGAAATAGAAGACAAACATCTCCAAAAATCCGAAAGTAAGAGAAGAGAACATTATTATCAAATCAGGGACAGATATAACAGCCAGATGAAAAATTTTAATTATAATGACTTTGGTGAAAATTGGATTGAAAGAACATCATACTTGATATTTTTGAATAAAACCTGTTTCAATGGCCTTTTCCGTCAAAACCAAAAAGGAGAATTTAACGTACCCTTTGGTCGTTATAAAAATCCCAGAATTTATGATAAAAATAATATAATTGCTGTAAATTCCGCTTTAGAAAATACCGAGATTTTTTGTGGAGATTTCACCAAATCATGTAAGTTTATAGAAGAAAAAAGCCTTGTGTATCTTGATCCGCCTTATCGGCCCATAAATAAAACTTCGAATTTTACCAACTATTCTAAGAACGGTTTTGGAGATGAGGATCAAAAAAGATTAGCTGTTTTTTTTGAAAAAATGTCCATAAAGGGTGCTTATCTAATGTTAAGCAATTCTGATCCTAAAAACGATGACCCCATGGATGATTTCTTTGATAAGCTTTATAAAAATCACAATATTTCCAGAATACCTGCTAAAAGGTTTATTAACTGTAATGCATCAAAAAGGGGAGAAATTAATGAATTGATAATCACCAACTTTTAA
- the crtI gene encoding phytoene desaturase family protein gives MDAIVIGAGFGGLSAAALLAKKGFNVKVFEKNEQPGGRASFYSDKDFYFDMGPSWYLMPDVYERFYAQFGKKPEDFFKLERLDPSYRIFFGDKKLVDVAADLEKNFELFDSLEENGAEKLKEYLKSSEELYDFSIEEMLYKDYNSILDFLNGKLLLRGYKLNIWENLQHYVNKKFKSDEARKILEYAIGFLGGSPANTPSFYHLMSHVDLTMGVFYPQGGMRKVVESIYNLAEFHGVDFSFNEPVEMLEVHDHRIKRVITNKGAYEADVIIVNADYAHSELDFLTKENRTYDDKYWNSRVLAPSAMVVYLGVDYTVDKLVHHNLFLDEDWEHGFDTIFDPKKAAWPENPSYYVNVPSRTDLSAAPKGSDTLFILIPLAPGLEDTPELRESFYNKIMDDLEAKLGENIRDRIVVKRIFALNDFKHRYNAYKGTALGLSHTLRQSALWRPAHKSKKVKNLYYSGHYTHPGIGVPMTLISSQIVVDKLSDKYL, from the coding sequence ATGGATGCGATAGTTATAGGAGCAGGATTTGGGGGGTTATCTGCAGCAGCTTTATTGGCAAAAAAAGGTTTTAATGTAAAGGTTTTTGAAAAAAACGAGCAACCTGGTGGAAGAGCCAGTTTTTATAGTGATAAAGACTTTTATTTTGATATGGGTCCATCATGGTATCTTATGCCGGATGTATATGAGAGGTTCTATGCTCAATTTGGAAAGAAACCAGAAGACTTTTTCAAGCTAGAAAGACTTGATCCATCATATAGAATATTTTTTGGGGATAAAAAATTAGTTGATGTGGCTGCTGACTTAGAAAAGAATTTTGAATTATTTGATAGTCTTGAAGAAAATGGAGCAGAGAAATTAAAAGAATATCTTAAATCTTCTGAAGAACTATATGATTTTTCTATAGAGGAGATGCTATATAAAGATTATAATTCTATTCTGGACTTCTTAAATGGCAAATTACTACTTAGGGGCTATAAACTAAATATCTGGGAAAATTTACAGCATTATGTTAATAAGAAATTTAAAAGTGATGAAGCAAGAAAAATACTTGAGTATGCAATTGGTTTCCTTGGAGGGTCTCCAGCTAACACTCCTTCATTTTACCATCTCATGTCTCATGTAGATCTTACTATGGGAGTATTTTATCCTCAGGGAGGCATGAGAAAAGTTGTAGAATCTATTTATAATCTTGCAGAGTTTCATGGGGTTGATTTTAGTTTTAATGAGCCTGTAGAAATGTTAGAAGTACATGATCATAGGATAAAAAGAGTAATAACCAATAAAGGAGCTTATGAAGCCGATGTGATTATTGTAAATGCGGATTATGCTCATTCAGAATTAGATTTCCTTACTAAAGAAAATCGAACATATGATGATAAATATTGGAATTCTAGGGTTTTGGCGCCATCTGCAATGGTCGTATATTTGGGGGTAGATTACACAGTGGACAAACTGGTTCATCACAACCTGTTTTTAGACGAGGATTGGGAACATGGATTTGATACAATATTTGACCCCAAAAAAGCAGCATGGCCAGAAAATCCATCTTATTATGTAAATGTTCCTTCAAGAACAGATTTATCAGCAGCACCAAAGGGATCAGATACTTTGTTTATATTGATACCATTAGCTCCTGGACTTGAGGATACTCCTGAACTTAGAGAAAGTTTTTATAACAAGATAATGGATGATCTGGAAGCTAAATTAGGTGAAAATATAAGAGATCGCATCGTAGTAAAAAGAATATTTGCTTTAAACGACTTTAAACATCGTTATAATGCATATAAAGGTACAGCTTTAGGATTATCCCATACATTAAGACAATCTGCGCTTTGGAGGCCTGCACATAAAAGTAAAAAAGTTAAAAATCTCTATTATTCTGGACATTATACCCATCCAGGAATTGGGGTGCCAATGACACTTATTTCATCCCAGATTGTTGTAGATAAACTTTCGGACAAATATCTATGA
- a CDS encoding class I SAM-dependent methyltransferase family protein — MIGLKIKKNMANDARKMLLKRSLINLNAKIKRENGFVIIPLSEKPEKELLTELGYENVEIVDTLFEMQK, encoded by the coding sequence ATGATTGGTCTTAAAATCAAAAAAAATATGGCAAATGATGCACGTAAAATGCTGTTAAAACGCTCACTTATTAATCTTAATGCTAAAATAAAGCGAGAAAATGGTTTTGTTATTATTCCACTATCCGAAAAACCGGAAAAGGAATTATTAACAGAATTAGGCTATGAAAATGTTGAAATTGTTGATACTCTATTTGAAATGCAAAAA
- a CDS encoding carotenoid biosynthesis protein, with protein sequence MKDISKIFWITGIFLAIAAFFVTNVPIKPEMAFISGIFIIGLSLPCYFAVITWLGLKKSVLFLIMMSIYAISIETLAIITGYPYSQFVYTNLIGFKIFGYTPYTVPFAYVPLFIGSIYLATLKTRTYWKIILLTAFLVLITDLVLDPAAVALNFWTYFDSGVFYGVPFMNFVGWILTGALAALISIVILKGELINKNKPKALISSLFLILCFWTPACFYLKLWLPGIIGIIFIIFVLSETKGKIGDFEIKNVNNQ encoded by the coding sequence ATGAAGGATATTTCTAAGATTTTTTGGATTACAGGTATATTCTTGGCCATTGCAGCATTTTTTGTAACTAATGTTCCAATAAAACCAGAAATGGCATTTATATCTGGTATATTCATTATAGGATTATCTTTACCCTGTTATTTTGCTGTAATTACATGGCTAGGGCTGAAAAAGTCAGTATTATTCTTAATTATGATGAGTATTTATGCCATTTCAATTGAAACATTGGCCATTATTACGGGATATCCTTACTCGCAATTTGTATATACTAACCTTATTGGATTCAAAATATTTGGATATACTCCTTACACAGTTCCATTTGCATATGTGCCTTTATTTATAGGTAGTATTTACCTGGCTACATTAAAAACTAGAACTTACTGGAAAATCATATTATTAACAGCTTTTCTTGTCCTCATAACTGATTTGGTTTTAGATCCTGCCGCTGTAGCGCTGAATTTCTGGACTTATTTTGATTCCGGTGTTTTTTATGGAGTTCCATTTATGAACTTTGTGGGGTGGATATTAACAGGTGCTTTAGCCGCTCTAATAAGTATTGTAATTTTAAAAGGTGAATTAATAAATAAAAATAAGCCAAAAGCGTTGATTTCAAGTCTTTTTTTGATTTTATGCTTTTGGACCCCTGCATGTTTCTATTTAAAGTTATGGTTACCTGGAATTATTGGTATAATATTTATTATCTTTGTTTTAAGTGAAACAAAGGGTAAGATTGGTGATTTTGAAATTAAAAATGTAAATAATCAATAA
- a CDS encoding prenyltransferase: MLSFLFKISRFRFWIYTGGTYVVGYALAAGALGDFFRFDYYIYLIYFFFFANVFIYGVNDYWDEKTDEKNPKKDEKEHRIKGEEKKKLLNVIYLVTGISLVLIVFQTNLERILFSFFLLLSYFYSSPPLRFKERPFLDFSSNYLYIMPGIFAYSMIADSIPSLIIMVGAYFHISAMHIFSAIPDIKYDKDAGINTTPVFIGKKASLILTLVFWLILSFIVINLADYRFLSFLVFLYPLFPFLLLIKDDLDINKLYWYLPYVNTSLGGLLFAALVLFNVFGVNI, translated from the coding sequence ATGTTATCCTTTTTATTTAAAATTTCAAGATTCAGATTCTGGATTTATACAGGTGGAACATATGTAGTAGGATATGCCCTTGCTGCGGGTGCTTTAGGAGATTTTTTCAGATTTGATTATTATATTTATCTTATTTACTTCTTTTTTTTTGCTAATGTGTTTATATACGGGGTTAATGATTACTGGGATGAGAAAACAGATGAAAAAAACCCAAAAAAAGATGAAAAAGAGCACCGTATAAAGGGTGAAGAAAAAAAGAAACTTCTTAATGTTATTTATCTGGTTACTGGCATCAGTTTAGTTTTAATAGTCTTCCAGACCAATCTGGAACGCATTTTATTTTCATTTTTCTTGTTGTTGTCTTATTTTTACAGTTCTCCTCCTTTGAGATTTAAAGAAAGACCATTTTTGGACTTTTCATCTAATTACTTGTATATAATGCCCGGAATATTTGCTTACAGCATGATTGCAGATTCAATACCTTCTCTAATAATTATGGTGGGAGCTTATTTCCATATATCTGCAATGCATATTTTTTCAGCAATTCCTGACATTAAATATGATAAGGATGCCGGAATAAATACCACGCCAGTTTTTATAGGGAAAAAAGCTTCTCTAATACTGACCCTAGTATTCTGGCTTATTTTATCATTTATTGTAATAAATCTGGCTGATTATAGATTTTTAAGCTTTCTAGTATTCCTTTATCCATTGTTTCCATTTTTACTTTTAATTAAAGATGATCTGGATATCAATAAGCTCTATTGGTACCTTCCTTATGTAAACACCTCACTTGGAGGTCTATTATTCGCAGCGCTGGTACTTTTCAATGTTTTCGGTGTTAATATATAA
- a CDS encoding phytoene/squalene synthase family protein, giving the protein MIDQTIYSIFKGGSRTYFYSTIFFPKKVKEDVFVLYSFLRKADDYVDAIPQDAEGFYGFKERYYRALDGIITGDIVVDSFVKLLERKKFENSWVDAFLNSMEMDITTSKYETMKDLLVYLYGSSEVVGLFMAKIMNLPKESYDNARYLGRAMQYINFIRDISEDIELGRSYFPQKDLKSFNIESLNEEYTRKKPEEFNGFIRKQLETYYSWQIKAEDGFSYIPFRYLIPIKTASDLYKWTGSQINKNPFVVYQRKVKPSIPNILYKVAFNSIKASLS; this is encoded by the coding sequence ATGATAGATCAAACCATTTACTCTATATTCAAGGGAGGAAGTAGAACATATTTTTATAGTACTATATTTTTCCCCAAAAAGGTAAAAGAGGATGTTTTTGTACTGTATAGTTTTTTAAGAAAAGCTGATGATTATGTGGATGCTATCCCCCAGGATGCTGAGGGGTTTTATGGTTTTAAAGAAAGATATTATCGAGCTTTAGATGGGATAATAACTGGGGATATTGTAGTAGATTCATTTGTTAAATTATTAGAGAGAAAAAAATTCGAAAACAGTTGGGTTGATGCTTTCTTAAATTCAATGGAGATGGATATTACAACATCTAAATATGAAACCATGAAAGATCTCCTGGTTTACCTTTACGGGTCTTCTGAAGTTGTTGGACTTTTCATGGCAAAAATAATGAATTTACCTAAGGAATCTTATGATAATGCACGTTATTTAGGACGTGCAATGCAATATATAAACTTCATAAGGGATATCTCTGAAGATATTGAACTTGGAAGGTCTTATTTCCCCCAAAAAGATCTTAAATCATTTAATATTGAGTCTTTAAATGAGGAATACACTAGAAAGAAACCTGAAGAATTCAATGGATTCATAAGGAAACAGTTAGAAACTTATTACTCATGGCAAATAAAAGCTGAGGATGGATTTTCTTACATACCCTTTAGATATTTGATTCCGATCAAAACAGCTTCAGATCTTTATAAATGGACAGGATCACAGATCAATAAGAATCCTTTTGTGGTATATCAGAGAAAGGTTAAGCCTTCAATCCCAAATATACTCTATAAAGTCGCATTTAATTCAATTAAAGCAAGTCTAAGCTAA
- the dph5 gene encoding diphthine synthase yields the protein MVLYFIGLGLYDEKDISLKGIEALKKVDDIYAEFYTADLFGTTLSAIEDMISKEIRVLTREEVEEFNIPLNAAMKKDVAFLAAGDPLIATTHTDMMIEAKKLNIETIVIHSSSILSAAPGLAGLQAYKFGKVTTIPFPEENYFPHSPYLAIKANKGLNAHTLVLLDIRADEDRYMTANEGLEYLLRIENERKENIVTKNSLAVVIARAGSDKPVVRADKVKNLIKEDFGGPLHCLIIPGDLHFMEAEYLVKICGAPDEFLVE from the coding sequence ATGGTGCTCTATTTTATCGGTTTAGGTCTTTATGATGAAAAAGATATATCTCTAAAAGGTATTGAAGCTCTAAAAAAAGTAGATGATATTTACGCTGAGTTTTACACCGCTGATCTTTTTGGAACAACATTATCTGCAATTGAAGATATGATAAGCAAAGAAATCAGGGTTTTAACAAGAGAAGAGGTTGAAGAATTTAATATTCCCCTAAATGCTGCTATGAAAAAAGATGTTGCATTTTTAGCTGCTGGAGATCCTTTAATTGCAACAACGCATACAGACATGATGATTGAAGCTAAAAAATTGAATATTGAAACTATAGTTATTCATTCCTCCTCTATTTTATCTGCAGCTCCAGGTCTGGCAGGTCTTCAAGCATATAAATTCGGAAAAGTCACCACAATACCATTTCCAGAAGAAAATTATTTTCCACATTCCCCCTATCTTGCTATCAAAGCAAATAAAGGATTAAACGCTCACACACTTGTACTTCTGGATATTCGAGCAGATGAAGACCGATATATGACTGCAAATGAAGGATTGGAATATCTTTTGAGAATTGAAAATGAAAGAAAGGAAAATATTGTGACTAAAAATTCTTTAGCCGTTGTAATTGCCCGTGCTGGTTCAGATAAACCAGTTGTACGTGCAGATAAAGTTAAAAATCTTATTAAAGAAGATTTCGGCGGGCCACTTCACTGTCTTATTATTCCAGGAGATCTTCACTTCATGGAAGCTGAATATCTGGTTAAAATATGTGGAGCTCCAGATGAATTTCTTGTAGAATAA